The candidate division WOR-3 bacterium genomic interval GCGTCATCAGGGAAATTGAAGTCAAAGGGAATCACACAATTGGGATTTGAGATTCTGGCAAGATTATTGTTGATTAAAAGAGGTAAAACCGGATGATACAGCGGTGAAGTGCTGATTTCGATCTGCCCGCTTTCAAAAGCTTTTTTGTATTCTCCGATAACCGAAGTGATAAGTTTCTTCTCCACTTGAATAACCCGTTCTTTGTCCCCCTCAGTGAAATTCTTGCCCTTTTTATAGAGGTCTTCAATTTCACTGCGGAACAAAGGATCTATCCAGACGAGATTCGCCCAGATCTGCAAATCCCTGAATTCGTCCACAGTGAATGTCTGGGCTATGGAAATCAACTCATCTTCAACGATATTTTTACCTCTTTTCAGAAGCAGTGAAAAATACCGGTTGTTCACCTCGATCATCTGTTCCCAGTTCGCCAGGAAAAAATCCCTCAGGATGTTCTTTTTCTCTTCAATCGTCAGTTCTTCCGCTCTCTTTTTGAAGAGAAGAAACTGCTCGTCAGTACATCTATCGTTTTTGTAATCGTTTATTTGAAGTAGCAGCGACGGTGAAAAATTGAACGTCACCTCAATCCCGGGAAACTTCTGCACGTGCTTCAGCATATCAAGATAATCTTTAAGGCAGTGCAGTCTGACCCAGGGAAGAGGCAGGGTGCAGTCCTCTGGCTTTGAATAGATCGGCTGGTGAAAATGCCAGAGAAATGCAACAGCGGTGTTGTTCATTGATTAAAAAGACCTATATAGAATCGGGCGTCACCGGCGATGCTTGCCGTGGGATTCTTTTCCAGAAGTTCGCTCAAAATCTTCCTGGCTTTTTCTTTGTTCCCGAGCAGACCATTGAGCCTGCCGCAGGCAAGCATTGCAACATCATAAAACGGAGAATTCTTATCCTTTATTATTCTCTCATAATAGCGGAGCGCCTTTTTATAATCCTTCATTCCCTCTGCAGCACAGCCCGCTCCGAACAGTGCGGCGGGTGTCAGCAGGTAATCCTTCTTTTCCTTACTGAGAAACCTGTCGAAATAGTCAATCGCCTGGTCAAACTTGGCTGAATTGTAATAGAGGACACCGAGATAATAGAGCCCGATCTTACCCGGTCTGGTGTTTTGATATTTGGTGCTTAAATCGATAAGCACTTTTTCTGCATCCTGAAATCTTCCCATATTAAGCAGTCCAATGGCTTGGGTGTGAAGAATATCAGCTTCAGGAATCTGTGGTTCTCCCCGTGAGAGGAAATAAGAGAGCGCGATGATTCCGATTATGAGAATGGCTCCGACCGTAATCGAAACGTCGCGGTGGCGCATTATGTACTTCACGACATTATGCATAGTACTCTGGAACTCATCTTCTTTATAATGACCTCTTTTTATTCTTCTCATAATTGCTCCTTTAAGTAAGTTACTTACAAACGCTCTTTTGCGTGCATCAAAAATCAATGCACATACCCCTGACCCGATTCGAACGGGTGACCTGCGGTTTAGGAAACCGCCGCTCTATCCTGCTGAGCTACAGGGGCAAGTCTCTAAAGATAATTATAACAATTTTACGTCTGAAGTCAATTACTGCTTGATGGGGGTGTTAGGTAAAAGTTAAAACTGGACTATTTGGGGTATTTTTTAAAAGATAAAACTGGACTGAGTGATTTTCGTGATTATCCTCTATGAAAGGAGGATAAATGAAGCAACAACTTCATCGTCGATTTA includes:
- a CDS encoding tetratricopeptide repeat protein — its product is MRRIKRGHYKEDEFQSTMHNVVKYIMRHRDVSITVGAILIIGIIALSYFLSRGEPQIPEADILHTQAIGLLNMGRFQDAEKVLIDLSTKYQNTRPGKIGLYYLGVLYYNSAKFDQAIDYFDRFLSKEKKDYLLTPAALFGAGCAAEGMKDYKKALRYYERIIKDKNSPFYDVAMLACGRLNGLLGNKEKARKILSELLEKNPTASIAGDARFYIGLFNQ